Within Bacillus sp. FJAT-45350, the genomic segment AATGGTACAACAATCTGAGCAACGTTTGCAATACGTTTCACTCCACCAAAAATAATAACCCCAATAATTGCAATTAATATAAGACCTGTGTAAAGTTCAGGCAAACCAAACGCACCCTCAACAGCAAGGGCAATTGAATTTGCTTGGATTCCTGGCATAAGTAAGCTCATTGCTAGTAAAGCTGAGAAAGCAAATAGTACAGCATACCACTTCCACCCTAGACCTTTTTCAATGTAATATGCTGGACCACCTCGATATTGTCCATCTTGCTTTTCTTTATAAATCTGTGCCAATGTTGATTCGATAAAAGCACTTGCTGCTCCAATAAAAGCAATCATCCACATCCAGAATACTGCACCTGGACCTCCAAAGGCGATCGCAGTAGCCGTACCTGCAATATTCCCTGTACCTACACGCCCTGATAATGCAATTGTTAATGCTTGAAAAGAAGAAATACCTGCTTCTGAACTTTTTCCTTTAAACATTTGCATGACCATATCTTTTACAAGTCGAACCTGTAAAAAGCGAGTAAGAATAGAGAAAAGTAATCCTACCCCTAAACAAAGAATAATCATCGGTGTACTCCATAGAACACCATTTAACCAGTTCACAACCACTTCCATAAAAAACCCCCATTTCACATTTTTTCTTTTCTGTTAATTCAAAATTATAAGATACACTTTACCACAATACAATAGTAAAATATTTTATTTCTAAAGTATTGAAAGTTGTTAGATTTTATAACACTGTTTATGAAAGAAAAAAAGCAATCCCCATAAAAGGAATGACCCTTTTGAGAGAGGGCACTGAAAAAGTCCAATATAGACGATTCAAGAAGTGGTAATGGCTCCGCAAGTTGCGCGCTTACTATGAGAAAACCACTCATAGCGTGCTTTTGAAAAGAGGCAACGGCTTCGCGCATTACTTAAAGGCCGCTGAAAAAAGTGAAAATCACACTTTTTCAGCGGCCTCCTTTTGAGATTGCCTTTACATAATATTTAGCTTACTGTTTCTTCTAATTCATTAATTGGTTTTTCGTAATACTTAGTATCTTTACGTGCATTAAAACGGTCCGCTTTCTCTACTTTTACAGCAATATTGTAATCTGGCATGCCGGCAAATTTCTCGTAGCGTCCTTTCGGTAGTAGGAAGTTACCTTCTGGGAAATGAACGCCCAGATTCCCTCTTTTAATAGAAACAAATTTCGCGCGTCCTTGGAATACACCAAATTGGTTGTGAACGACGATCCCTTCACCCTCTTGGATACTTAACTCCTTAGCATCTTCTTCATTAATTAACACATCAAAACGCTCAGAGCGGTTAAATGGGTCGGTTTCACTATAGACCATTGAGTTAAACTGCTTACCACGTCTTGTTGTAATATAGAAGTCACCAGGCTTCTTATTTAAGTCTGGTATATCAACTGTAATTAAGCTACCTTTTCCATCTGCTGTTGGGCAAATACCGTCCTCACATAACCATGCACCACCCCATTGGAACACGTCACCTTGCTTTTTCAGATGCTGGACTCCTTCATAGCTCGGATTTGCTTTTGCTATTTCGTTACGGACTTCTTGTGCATTTTTAAAATCTACTAAATGAGCACTATCTGGTTTCACTCGCTTCGCCAAATCTACGTAAATCTTCCATTCAGTACGTGCTTCTTCAATTTTGTTTTTATTGCCTTCAATTTCAGGAGAGAAGTATACCATGCGTTCAGTTGATGTTGATGTACCCCCGCCCTCTTGCTCATAGCGTGTTTTTGCAGGTAAGACAATGACTGCTTCTTTCGCATCAACGAGGGTTGACGTGTTTAAAATGATATCTTGATGAACGCGAATATCTAATTCAGATAATGCCTTTTCAACGAAATCAGGGTCAGGCATTGTTTCTAAGAAGTTACCGCCAGATAAATAATAAAGTTTGATTTTACGTTCGTGTTCCTTTGGAAGAACGATATTTTCAAGTGTTACCCCAACAATATCCCCTTGCCATCTAGGTAAATTAAAGCCCCATAACTTTTCAATTCGACCGATGTTATCACCTTTAAAGTCTCCACCTGGTAATACAAATGGATCAGCTCCCATTTCACCACTACCTTGAACAGATGAGTGACCACGGAATGGCATTAATCCGTTATATTTACGACCTAAGTAACCACGTAAAAGGGCTAAGTTTGCCACTTGTGAGATATTATCAGTTGCAAAAGAATGCATTGTTAAACCTAGTGACCAAGCAAACACCGCGTTTTTACTTCTAGCTAATAGCTCTGATAATTCAATAATTCTTTCTTTCGTGATTCCTGATGATGCAATAATCTCATCCCATGATTGTTTTTTGACTTTAATTTTTAGCTCTCCATAACCATTTACATGGTCCTTAACAAATGAGTGATTAATAGCAGAGCCATGTTGCTTCTCTTCCATTTCAAACCAGTGCTTCATAATTCCGTGCATGAACGCAATATCTCCACCTATGTTTACTTGATAGAAATCATCAGCAACTTTTGTACCGAAAAGTGCTGATTCTGGAACAGAAGGAACCCAGTATTCATCCATAGAAGGCTCTCTGTAAGGATTGACAACAATAATTTTTGTTCCTTTTTTCTTCGCTTCTAACATATATTTTGTTGAAACTGGCGATGCATTAGAAGCAACACTTCCCCAAAATAAAAGGACATCCGTTCCAATCCAGTCTTGATAGTTCGCAGTAGATGCGCCCACGCCAACTGACCTTTTAAGTGCAGTCTTACTTGGTGAGTGACAAATACGAGAGGCATTATCAATATGATTTGTTCCTAGAAAACGAGCTACTTTCGCTGCTACATAGTAAGACTCATTTGTAATCCCTCTTGAGGTTAAGTAAAAAGCATATTGTTTAGGGTCTAGCTTTTTCATTTTCTTCGCGATCATATCCATTGCTTCATCCCACGATAATCGAGAGAATTTTCTTTCACCTGGACGACGAATTAAAGGATACGGAATACGACCTAGTTTTCTTAGTTCTGTACTTGAGTATTGTCGTAATTCATCAATATCAGCATGAAGAATTTCCTCTTTAATTGCTGGCATTGTGTTCAAACGAAGTACGTTAAACCTTGTTGTACACATATGTGGTCCTGTTAATGTTTGATCATATAGTCCAGATACCCCAAGTGCACAGCCATCACAAACACCTTTAGTAATAATGTTTGCTGCATAACCTAAATTGTCTTTATTCTCCCAGACTGTTTTAAAAGACTCACGAATATGCTTTGGCTTCACTTTGCCAAGACCAAATGGAATCGGACTTACCCAGTGTTTAGGCGCTGGCATTTTTGATTTTTTCATTGGTCCAGTATGTTTTGTTTTCCCCATTTATAACAACTCCTTACTTACTTTTAGGTTCTCTTTTTTTCAACATCATCTATAGGATTAATTCAGTTTACTTTTCATGAATAGTAAATCTTTTTAAAAAAACCACCGTAATGTTTCTTATTATAGTAAGAAAGCTACGGTGGTTGAGTCTTGGGCAGGGTCGCTGCTAAGTGCCAAACCTACTTATTAGAAAATTTCTGTTCAATGTCTTCATCAAAAACGAATATGGACATTCCTAAATCACGTTCGATATTAATATCTACGAATAGTTCAACAAATTTGCATTGCAGAAATTCTTCCATTTCTGCTGGTGGATTTTTACGATACAAATCCTTAACCATTTCTGTACGTGCTGCACGAAGCATTTGCTTCCCTTCATCTGCACTTGCTATAAACTTTTCAATTGGAGATAAGTTTCCTTCCATCTCACAAATCGCCCAGTTTTGACAGAACCTTGTATTAATCTTACTCGGTCCCTTCCCCATGTGCTTTTTTCTAAATGCCCGTACTAAGTTACTAAATTCCGCCTCATATTTATTCATATTAGTCAACCCTCTAACTTTATTCTTATTTTTAAAGGGTAGTATTTACGATACTATCTGTCAACTTGCTAATTTTTCAGATTCATTTTTCATCCGTAATTGATTAATATCCACTCGAATGACTACTGAAACAATTAGAGCAATAACAAACATTCCAGCAAAGATATATAATGTACCTGCATAACTATCTGTTGTTTCACGTACCCATGAAGCGATAATTGGGCCAGCTAGTCCTGCACATGACCATGCAGTTAAAATGTAACCATGAATTGCTCCAAGTTGTCTCGTACCAAATAAGTCTCCAATATAAGCTGGAATAGAAGCGAATCCTCCACCGTAGCATGTTAAGATTAAGAAAAGCACCGCTTGAAACATGATGGCATGTGTAATACTAGGTAACACGAAAAATGATACGATTTGAATGACAAAAAATGTTGTATACACATTTGGTCGCCCAATGTAATCAGAGATTGACGCCCAGCCAAGTCGTCCAACACCATTGAATAGACCCATAATACCAACCATTGTCGCAGCTGCTGCTGCAGAAAGTCCTGCAATTTCTTGTGCCATCGGTGATGCTACTGAAAGAACGGCAATACCACATGTTACGTTAATGAATAACATAACCCATAAATACCAGAATCGTTTTGTTTTAATTGCTTGATTTGCAGTTAATTGAGATAAATCAGCTAAAGGTTTTTTTACACCTGATTCTACTTGTTGCTTCATTCCTTCTGGCAACCAGCCTTCAGGTGGTCTTTCTAAATAAAGAGCAGAAGCAATCATGATTGTGAAATATACCGCGCCTAAAATAAAGAATGTATTGGCTATCCCAACAGAACTAATCAAGTTTGCCATAATTGGACTAGCAATCATGGCCGCAAATCCAAAGCCCATAATTGCAAGACCAGTTGCTAACCCACGTCGGTCTGGGAACCACTTGATTAGTGTTGATACAGGAGTTATGTAGCCGACACCTAAACCAATACCACCTAAAGCTCCGTAAGTAATATAAAATAATGTTAGGCTCCCCATATTGATAGCAATACCTGAACCTATTAATCCAACACCAAAAAAGATTGCTGACACTAACCCTGATTTACGGGGACCGTGTTTTTCAACAAAGTGCCCCATGAACGCGGCAGATAATCCTAAAAAGATAATAGCAATGCTAAAAGTTAACGAAATAGCACTTAAGCTCCAGCCGAACTGCTCTTGCAATGGATTTGTAAAAACACTCCATGCATAGACAGAACCGATTGAAATATGTATACCTACAGCTGCTAGGGCAATTAGCCAGCGATTTTTTACTTTACCCATTCTAATTTCCTCCTTATTTAATTGTAGAGTTGAGTTTTTCCACACAAAAAACCGCCGCAAATTTCAGATCTATTGTTGTAAAACAATATCATTGAAAGTGGCGACGGTTAGTATCAAGCAGGTTCACTACTATAGGACCAACTAGGACGCTTAATTTAGCATGTTCTATTTTAGACCGATGACAGGTTCGCTATCTCGCATCTGAAATGTTACATGTTTGTGAATTCTCTTAAATAATACCTTGATAGTATTTGTTTTTCAACACATTTTTTTCACAAATTGTTAACAAACATTTCATAGTTTTCTCAAAATGGTAGAAATTCTTTAAAATTTAAAATAGTTGTCAGGTAGAAAATTATATGGTTATATTTCATTTAGAATATTTTGAGTCGGCATATACGATTACTGGAGGTGTAAAAAATGAGTAAAAATACGAGTATACAAAGGAAAATTGTACGTTATAGTGAAGCTAAGTTGAATGTGGTAGAGGATGAAATTGTAACTGAGTTTCCATTAACAATCCTAGTAAACAATGATGAATTTGCAACGATCGTCTGTACGCCGAGTCACCTTGATGAAATGGTGGTTGGTTTTTTGGCATCAGAAGGAATCATTCGTATGAAAGATGATATAAAGGACCTGTCAATTGATGAAGGGAAAGGATTCGCCTATGTCCAATTACATTCACAACAAATAACAAATCAACAATACTATTCTAAAAGATTTATAGGCTCTTGCTGTGGAAAAAGCCGACAGTTTTATTTTCAAAATGATGTACGTACAGCTAAAACATCTACTACTAAAACAACGATTACACCAGAAGATTGCATAAGTTTGATGAAGAACTTACAAGAATCTAGTAATATGTTTCATCAGACTGGTGGAGTACATAATGCTGGGCTATGTGACTCTACTACTATGTTGGTTAGTCGAACAGATATTGGTAGACATAATGCCATAGACAAACTTTTTGGATATAGTATAATTCATAAGATACCCGTACGAGACAAAATACTTGTTTTTAGTGGAAGAATATCTTCTGAGGTTTTAACAAAAGCCGCAAAAATTGGTGTTGGCATTATTTTATCAAAGTCGGCTCCAACTGATTTGGCGATACAACTTGCAGAAGATTTAAATATAACGGCAGTTGGTTTTATCCGTGGTTCGTCCTTTAATATCTATTCTCATCCTGAGCGGATCGTTTTATTAGCAGAACAGAAAAAGGAGGATACGAATAGTGAATAATCAACCGATACTAGATAAATTAGAACGTCCCTTAAGAGATTTACGAATCTCTGTAACTGATAAATGTAATTTTCGCTGTAGTTATTGTATGCCTGCTGAATTATTTGGCTCGGATTACCCTTTTCTTCAGCGCAAAGAGCTCCTTTCATTTGAAGAAATTGAACGTTTAACAAAAATATTTGTACAATCCCTCGGGGTTAGGAAAATTCGTATTACAGGTGGAGAACCGTTAATGCGACGGAATTTACCCGAATTAATCCACATGATTCATGAAATTGATGGTGTCGAGGATATTGCAATGACAACAAATGCCTCTCTTCTACCTCAATATGCAATACAATTGAGAGAAGCTGGTTTAAAGCGTGTTTCTATAAGCCTCGATTCACTAGACAATGAATTATTTAAAAAGATTAACGGTAGAGATGTATCTGTGGAAACTGTACTAGCTGGTATTGATGCAGCTAGTAATGCAGGTCTACAAGTTAAAATTAATATGGTTGTAAAACGTGGAATGAATGAAAAAGAAGTTGTTCCGATGGCAAAATTCTTTCGTGAAAAGGGACCTATACTACGTTTTATCGAGTTTATGGATGTTGGGAATACTAACGAATGGAAACTTGATGATGTTTATTCGAAGCAACAAATTATAGAAGATATTAACAAAGTTATGCCCCTCTCCCCTATTTCTCAAAACTATACTGGTGAAGTAGCGAAGCGTTATAAATATAATGATTCTGATGGAGAAATTGGCGTTATATCATCTGTGACAGATGCATTCTGTGGTAGCTGCAATCGTGCTCGCTTATCTGCAGATGGAAAACTATATACATGCTTGTTCTCTTCGGTTGGCCACGACATTAGAGAGCCAGTACGTTCAACAATGACAGACATAGAAGTTGCCAACTACTTACAATCTATCTGGAATAAACGAGATGATCGGTATTCGGAAGACCGAGAACAACTTCAAGCTACAAGGAAAAAGGTTGAAATGTCCCATATTGGCGGTTAGAATGAGCTATAATGGCATGTTCAATCAATAAAGGGGGAAATTGGAATGAGTTCATGTAAATTAGACCATCCGGTAGAAGATGTTCGTAAAAAGCTTGCTGATCAGAAAACGTTTTTACCTGTAGAATTAGTTGAAGGTACGTCAAAACTATTAGATCAAGGACCTTCTCAACAAGTGTTAAATGAAGTATTTCACCTTCTTAAGAAATACGATTTATCATCTAAGGAAGAACAACAATCACGAAATGAGCAATTGAAGAAGTATATATAAGAATATAAAACAAGGCTGTCTCACTTTTGAGACAGCCTTTACTCTTTTTTACTGTGGACTTTAATCAGTTAAGTTGAAGGGATAATGAAGCTCTTTCAAATGATTCTTTATTTCACCTTTTGTTTACGGTCTTCCATTTGGGGTGGCTCTTCCATCCAACCATTTTTGATCATAATTTTTCCACCCTTATGGGCATATTCAAATATGTCTTACATGAAAATTGACATTTTGGTTAGTAAGTCATTTCTTAAACTAAAAGCAGATCCAAGTGAGTTACTCCCCATAGAAAAACTACAAAAAAGACTTGTACAATACATCATCAGTTTATCGGAAAATGGAGCAACTGTTGAACGAGTCGCACGCCCACCTGCCGGCTGAGGGGTTGGTATATCAACTTGAAGTAACAATTCACTAAAGCAGGATACCATCATTCCTCTGGTAGAGGATTTGCGTTAGTTGTCGTCGTTATCATCCTACTACTAATACTCGGTGCAATGTGGTACTACTCTCATTCAAGAACTCCGAAAGCTTATTAAACCATGCTAAAATTTAAAGGCTATGCTATTGAAAAGAGAGTCTGAAAAAGTGTGATTTTCACTTTTTCAGACCCCTTAATGAAAAATGGCATAGCTTTTTTCCAATTCACAAGAATAGTTTTCAATTCCATACATTGTTTTCCTATTTTTGGAGAAAATAATGGCAAATGATTTTGGAGGATTGCCTAATGAATAACAATGAAACAAATCATCAATGGGACAAACAGCCTGAACCATACTGGAGAAAAAATATAGATATCGCCTCTTTCGATTCCTTAAATGAAGATGTAACAGTAGATGTTGGGATTGTAGGTGGAGGAATTACAGGTATCACTACTGCTTATTTACTCAGTAAAGAAGGCGTAAAAGTTGCTTTAATTGACTCAGATCCAATTTTAAATGGCACGACAGGTCATACAACTGCAAAAGTTACAACACAGCATGGTGTTATTTACGATGAGTTAATACAGCATTTTGGATTAGAAAAAACGCAACAATACTACCAAGCTAACGATAAAGCGCGTGGATTTATTAAAGATACAATTCAACTACTAAGGATTGACTGTGATTGGGAGGAACAAGACGCTTACATATATACGAATCAAGAGAAAGAGTTAAGCAAGCTAACAAAAGAAGCACAAGCTTATGAAAAATTAAATATTAGTGGAAGAATCGTTCCTTCTATGCCACTTGATATACCAATGATTTCAGCACTTGTCATGGATAAACAAGCCCAATTTCATCCGTTAAAATACTTATTCCCTCTTACGCAGAAAATTCTTGAAGCTGGAGGTAAAATTTATGAAAATACGACTGCCCTTGACATTGAGGAAACCGCAACTTACGCCAACATCATTACAAGCAAGGGTCATAATGTTAGATGCGAAAAAGTTATCTCATGCTCTCATTACCCGTTTAATGATGGAAATGGACTTTATTTCACCAGACTTCATGCTGAGCGTTCTTATGTTGTAGCAATGAAATCAAACAAGCCTTACCCTGGAGGAATGTATCTTAGCTCTGAAAGCCCGAGTCGTTCTGTACGTACAACTCCGATTGGAGATGATAATCTACTACTCATCGGTGGCGAAGGCCATAAAACAGGACAAGGAATAAACACAATGAAGCATTATGAAGCACTTGCTGACTTCGGAAAAGAAGTTCTAGGACTAACGGATATTCACACACGCTGGTCTGCTCAAGATATCTATACTTTAGACAATGTCCCTTATGTTGGTCAGATGACTTCAACGAATGACACTATCCTTGTCGCAACTGGATACCGTAAATGGGGTATGACAAATGGAACAGCTGCTGCGATGATGCTTAAAGAGTTAATCATTAATGGCAAGAACCCATATGAAGAAACATTTACACCGTCAAGATTTAAAGCAGATCCGAGTATTAAAACATTTGTAACACAGAATACGGATGTAGCAGTTGAATTTGTAAAAGGAAAAGTTGGTTTAGGACAAATCCACCCCGAGCAAGTTAAAAATGGTGAAGCTGCTCATGTAAGTATTAATGGCCAAAAAACATGTGCTTATCGGGATGATAATGGTGAACTACATTTAGTTGATGCTACTTGTAAGCACCTTGGCTGTGAGGTTGAATGGAATGAAGGAGAAAAAACATGGGATTGCCCTTGCCATGGCTCGAGGTACACGATTCAAGGCGATATAGTAAATGGTCCCACGGTTGAACCTTTGGATGAACGAAAAATAGACTAAAAAATACGAGAGCACTGAAAAAAAAGTCTGTTTCAGAAGAGGCTGATTTAATGCAAATCTGCCTCTTCCCCTTGTTTATCATTTAACATATCCCCCGCTCGTTTTATTGTTACTAAAAGCATAATCTCAACAACAAAGAATGTAATGAGCATAACAATAACTAAAAATGCGGCAAGATGCATTTGAACACTTATGAGGAATGGTTGGATTAAAAGAAGTATTACATTTACAACTAGATAAATATTCCACGTAAACGTAGTTCTTGTGAGAAGTTCATGTAATCCGTTCCCTTTTGCCATTTCGTAGATTGCCTTGATAATGTAATATACCATAAATAATTTCAGCACGTTCTCAATCGTATAAACAACCAATATAAATGTGGATGCGACTGTCACAGTTACACCTTCTACAGCCCCACCTTGAGCTTCATAGATTGAAAATATAGAAATAAAGACAAGAATGTAAGCGAAAGGTCTTGCTTTTCCAAATATTTCGTTTTGGCTTACTAACAGTCCTAGACTTGAAACAACCATCATATAGCCTATAAAGTCAGGTAAAATGTCTAAGCCATTTAATCGAAAACTAAGAAAAACAAGAAGTAACCCCCAAAATAATCTGTGATAACCTTTTCTATACATTTAAGAGTCACTTCCTTCTTTAATTAAATCCTTTACAGTTCCTTCATCCAAATAAGGAGTATAATGTATATTTGTTGTTTGACTAAATTCTATTCCAGCTTCTGTTTCAAATAGCAAACTTGTATCTAGTTTGTAAAAATGAGTACTTTCAATTTCATTTCGGAACCTAAAGGCATAAGAAAGTTTAAAATGATCCCCTTTGGTAAAAGTAACAGGCAATGAAGTTTTATTAGCATAGTCATGAGGTAATTTATCAGTAAAATAATTTAGATTCCCTCTACTATATAGAATTTCTTGATTTTTTTCGATTGTAACAAGTAAAGAGTCTACCAAGAATTCTTCATAAGGTATTTGTACGTCTATTAAATGCAATGGCTCTTGAATGCCGAACATATCAAAGCCTGTGTGATCTGAACCACTCCCACTTGAACGGTAGTCGACTAAATTTTCTTGAACGACTTCTCGTTCTTTGATATCTCGAATGCGAATAGTACCTATGTTAACACTTTCACTGTCGCCATTACTGTAATGTACAATCATATCCTCAAAATCTAGTGTATCAAATAGTTCAGAGTCTATACGAATCATCAACTTCATCAACACTGTATGGGTGAAATGCTGATGAGGGTAATTTCCTTCAATATGGACATAGTCTACTCCAGGTATATCTACCCGGTAAATATAGTTTCCTTCCTGATAATTGGAATTGGTTAGATAATATAACTCGACGTAATTTGTGTCACCCCAACTCAATACATCATAATAATGCTCCATAAATAAGGGCTTAGACAGTTGATGACTTTTGTAGTATAGAATATTTCCTGTCCAAAGAATGGCAAGGATTATTAAGCCAATAACAACTGTCGTTTTGTTAAAAGATAAAAGTTTATTTGTCATATAAAAACTCCTTTAATAATGTATCTACTTTGTTTACGTCCATCGCAAATGATTAGTTTCAGAAAACGAATACAAACCTAATTTTTACACAAATTAACTTTATTAGAAAGATTTTTTTAGGAGGAATTAGATGAAGTACGAGGAATTAAAACAGGTCATACTGCTCGTTCAAGACGCTAAAAATATTGGCTGGGATTTTACTCAAGACGGAAAGTTACTACAGGCGAATAACGGAAATTATGACCATGAACCTGTCACATTTACGAGTGAAGAGCAGTTATTAGAATGGCTTGAAGAACAATATGATGCTGAAATGTAATGATTTGTTACTGACTCCATTATCTAGTTGGATCAGAGTGAAAAAGTATGTCCACACTTTTCCACTCTGATCCTTTTTGTTCTTTGAAATGCTTTACCAATTTTCGTTTTGCGGGTTTTGTTCTTTATCACTCAATTTCTGATAAAATAAATAGAAAATGAGGAGTTAAGCTAATGAAATTAATTATTAATGCTGATGATTTTGGTTATTCAAGAGGTATTAATCACGGCATAATTGATAGCTATAAGTACGGTGTACTAACAAGTGCTACGATGATGATGAATATGCCGGGTACAGAACATGCTGTCCAACTTGCGAAGGAGCATCCTGGTTTAGGCGTTGGAGTTCACTTAGTATTAACAACGAGAAAACCTTTGCACCGAGATGTTCCTTCACTAATTTCACATGATGGCATATTTAAAACAAGAAAAGAAGTGTTTGATTTTACATCAATAAACATAGAAGATATTGAAAAGGAATGGACCGAACAAATTGAGAAGTTATTGTCCTTTGGATTGAAACCATCTCATTTAGATAGTCATCATTTTGTTCACTCTCATCCACAAATCAGTCCAGTTCTATTTAAGTTAGCTGAAAAATATCAGATTCCTGCAAGAAATCATTTTCTGGTCGAGAAACCGCCTTCTATCCGAACGACAGATGTATTTATTGATAAGTTTCATAAGGATGGTATCACATTGAAAACATTTTTTGAGCTAACACTATATAAAAATCAAACAGTTGAAGTGA encodes:
- a CDS encoding FdhF/YdeP family oxidoreductase, which produces MGKTKHTGPMKKSKMPAPKHWVSPIPFGLGKVKPKHIRESFKTVWENKDNLGYAANIITKGVCDGCALGVSGLYDQTLTGPHMCTTRFNVLRLNTMPAIKEEILHADIDELRQYSSTELRKLGRIPYPLIRRPGERKFSRLSWDEAMDMIAKKMKKLDPKQYAFYLTSRGITNESYYVAAKVARFLGTNHIDNASRICHSPSKTALKRSVGVGASTANYQDWIGTDVLLFWGSVASNASPVSTKYMLEAKKKGTKIIVVNPYREPSMDEYWVPSVPESALFGTKVADDFYQVNIGGDIAFMHGIMKHWFEMEEKQHGSAINHSFVKDHVNGYGELKIKVKKQSWDEIIASSGITKERIIELSELLARSKNAVFAWSLGLTMHSFATDNISQVANLALLRGYLGRKYNGLMPFRGHSSVQGSGEMGADPFVLPGGDFKGDNIGRIEKLWGFNLPRWQGDIVGVTLENIVLPKEHERKIKLYYLSGGNFLETMPDPDFVEKALSELDIRVHQDIILNTSTLVDAKEAVIVLPAKTRYEQEGGGTSTSTERMVYFSPEIEGNKNKIEEARTEWKIYVDLAKRVKPDSAHLVDFKNAQEVRNEIAKANPSYEGVQHLKKQGDVFQWGGAWLCEDGICPTADGKGSLITVDIPDLNKKPGDFYITTRRGKQFNSMVYSETDPFNRSERFDVLINEEDAKELSIQEGEGIVVHNQFGVFQGRAKFVSIKRGNLGVHFPEGNFLLPKGRYEKFAGMPDYNIAVKVEKADRFNARKDTKYYEKPINELEETVS
- a CDS encoding DUF2294 domain-containing protein, with amino-acid sequence MNKYEAEFSNLVRAFRKKHMGKGPSKINTRFCQNWAICEMEGNLSPIEKFIASADEGKQMLRAARTEMVKDLYRKNPPAEMEEFLQCKFVELFVDINIERDLGMSIFVFDEDIEQKFSNK
- a CDS encoding L-lactate MFS transporter yields the protein MGKVKNRWLIALAAVGIHISIGSVYAWSVFTNPLQEQFGWSLSAISLTFSIAIIFLGLSAAFMGHFVEKHGPRKSGLVSAIFFGVGLIGSGIAINMGSLTLFYITYGALGGIGLGVGYITPVSTLIKWFPDRRGLATGLAIMGFGFAAMIASPIMANLISSVGIANTFFILGAVYFTIMIASALYLERPPEGWLPEGMKQQVESGVKKPLADLSQLTANQAIKTKRFWYLWVMLFINVTCGIAVLSVASPMAQEIAGLSAAAAATMVGIMGLFNGVGRLGWASISDYIGRPNVYTTFFVIQIVSFFVLPSITHAIMFQAVLFLILTCYGGGFASIPAYIGDLFGTRQLGAIHGYILTAWSCAGLAGPIIASWVRETTDSYAGTLYIFAGMFVIALIVSVVIRVDINQLRMKNESEKLAS
- the fdhD gene encoding formate dehydrogenase accessory sulfurtransferase FdhD — encoded protein: MSKNTSIQRKIVRYSEAKLNVVEDEIVTEFPLTILVNNDEFATIVCTPSHLDEMVVGFLASEGIIRMKDDIKDLSIDEGKGFAYVQLHSQQITNQQYYSKRFIGSCCGKSRQFYFQNDVRTAKTSTTKTTITPEDCISLMKNLQESSNMFHQTGGVHNAGLCDSTTMLVSRTDIGRHNAIDKLFGYSIIHKIPVRDKILVFSGRISSEVLTKAAKIGVGIILSKSAPTDLAIQLAEDLNITAVGFIRGSSFNIYSHPERIVLLAEQKKEDTNSE
- the moaA gene encoding GTP 3',8-cyclase MoaA is translated as MVNNQPILDKLERPLRDLRISVTDKCNFRCSYCMPAELFGSDYPFLQRKELLSFEEIERLTKIFVQSLGVRKIRITGGEPLMRRNLPELIHMIHEIDGVEDIAMTTNASLLPQYAIQLREAGLKRVSISLDSLDNELFKKINGRDVSVETVLAGIDAASNAGLQVKINMVVKRGMNEKEVVPMAKFFREKGPILRFIEFMDVGNTNEWKLDDVYSKQQIIEDINKVMPLSPISQNYTGEVAKRYKYNDSDGEIGVISSVTDAFCGSCNRARLSADGKLYTCLFSSVGHDIREPVRSTMTDIEVANYLQSIWNKRDDRYSEDREQLQATRKKVEMSHIGG
- a CDS encoding group-specific protein, encoding MSSCKLDHPVEDVRKKLADQKTFLPVELVEGTSKLLDQGPSQQVLNEVFHLLKKYDLSSKEEQQSRNEQLKKYI
- a CDS encoding FAD-dependent oxidoreductase; this encodes MNNNETNHQWDKQPEPYWRKNIDIASFDSLNEDVTVDVGIVGGGITGITTAYLLSKEGVKVALIDSDPILNGTTGHTTAKVTTQHGVIYDELIQHFGLEKTQQYYQANDKARGFIKDTIQLLRIDCDWEEQDAYIYTNQEKELSKLTKEAQAYEKLNISGRIVPSMPLDIPMISALVMDKQAQFHPLKYLFPLTQKILEAGGKIYENTTALDIEETATYANIITSKGHNVRCEKVISCSHYPFNDGNGLYFTRLHAERSYVVAMKSNKPYPGGMYLSSESPSRSVRTTPIGDDNLLLIGGEGHKTGQGINTMKHYEALADFGKEVLGLTDIHTRWSAQDIYTLDNVPYVGQMTSTNDTILVATGYRKWGMTNGTAAAMMLKELIINGKNPYEETFTPSRFKADPSIKTFVTQNTDVAVEFVKGKVGLGQIHPEQVKNGEAAHVSINGQKTCAYRDDNGELHLVDATCKHLGCEVEWNEGEKTWDCPCHGSRYTIQGDIVNGPTVEPLDERKID
- the chbG gene encoding chitin disaccharide deacetylase → MKLIINADDFGYSRGINHGIIDSYKYGVLTSATMMMNMPGTEHAVQLAKEHPGLGVGVHLVLTTRKPLHRDVPSLISHDGIFKTRKEVFDFTSINIEDIEKEWTEQIEKLLSFGLKPSHLDSHHFVHSHPQISPVLFKLAEKYQIPARNHFLVEKPPSIRTTDVFIDKFHKDGITLKTFFELTLYKNQTVEVMAHPGYLDEEILNHSSYSFPRTKEVVILTSMELMSWIEKEQVKLINFNHI